From the Acetobacter aceti genome, one window contains:
- a CDS encoding hemolysin family protein — protein MSDTDHSSGPNGSQKPRKGLLSLFGRKKDQGVRHSIAALVQEAADAGESGDETPELDRQERALIANVLRLRETSADDVMVPRADIVAMPADISLDDALAMMRRENHSRMPVYRGQLDDIVGMIHVKDLIAYVGTSEAFNLETLLRQPLMIAPQMPVLDLLLMMRQRQVHLALVIDEYGGIDGLVTIEDLVETIVGDISDEHDEPTVALIVERPDSSFDVDARCPVETFEEQIGPILTDSEREAEIETIGGLVFRLAGHVPTRGEVFNHENDFVFRVLDADARHIRKVRVRRPVEEKPVTATGTAA, from the coding sequence ATGAGCGACACAGACCATTCCAGCGGTCCGAACGGATCACAGAAACCTCGCAAGGGTCTGCTCTCTCTCTTCGGACGCAAGAAAGATCAGGGAGTCCGGCACTCCATCGCCGCACTGGTGCAGGAAGCGGCAGACGCTGGCGAAAGCGGCGATGAAACCCCGGAACTGGACCGTCAGGAACGGGCGCTGATCGCCAATGTGCTGCGTCTGCGTGAAACCAGCGCGGATGACGTGATGGTGCCGCGTGCGGACATTGTGGCGATGCCTGCCGATATCAGCCTCGACGACGCACTGGCGATGATGCGGCGTGAGAATCACTCACGCATGCCGGTCTATCGCGGGCAGCTCGACGATATTGTCGGGATGATCCATGTGAAGGATCTGATCGCCTATGTCGGCACCAGCGAGGCGTTCAATCTGGAGACTCTGCTTCGTCAGCCGCTGATGATCGCACCGCAGATGCCGGTACTCGACCTGCTGCTGATGATGCGGCAGAGACAGGTCCATCTGGCGCTCGTGATCGACGAATATGGCGGTATCGACGGTCTCGTCACCATCGAGGATCTGGTCGAAACGATTGTCGGCGATATCTCGGATGAACATGACGAACCCACGGTCGCTCTGATTGTCGAACGCCCCGACAGCTCCTTCGACGTGGACGCCCGCTGTCCGGTGGAGACGTTCGAGGAGCAGATCGGTCCGATCCTGACAGACTCAGAGCGGGAAGCGGAGATCGAGACCATTGGTGGTCTGGTTTTCCGTCTTGCAGGGCATGTCCCGACACGCGGTGAGGTTTTCAATCACGAAAACGATTTCGTTTTCCGTGTTCTGGATGCTGACGCCCGTCATATCCGCAAGGTGCGCGTGCGTCGCCCGGTAGAAGAAAAACCTGTGACGGCAACAGGAACAGCCGCGTAA
- the fdhD gene encoding formate dehydrogenase accessory sulfurtransferase FdhD, which produces MTPLFHTRKVTSLDRPAEEVALNIADEVPVKLVFNGIFPYGVMMLTPDHLTDFVFGYCLTERIIERPEQIKSVVVSDGEDGPMLDVSVSGDCLSELLRRRPRAQTGHSGCGICGGDDVPSVDMTGQSPFPLTTTITSAAIRRALHDLDRWQELNAATHMVHGAAWASREGEILLIREDIGRHNALDKLIGARMCGGSLSEDGICLLTSRYSYEMALKTVRAGMMTVVAVSAPTERAFRLAERMNQTLIAIARHDRQFVFCGGARLTGR; this is translated from the coding sequence ATGACCCCCTTGTTTCATACAAGGAAAGTAACGAGCCTCGATCGCCCTGCGGAAGAGGTCGCCCTGAATATTGCCGATGAGGTGCCGGTCAAACTCGTCTTCAACGGAATTTTTCCATACGGCGTGATGATGCTGACGCCGGATCATCTGACAGATTTCGTATTTGGCTACTGCCTGACGGAACGCATTATCGAGAGACCTGAACAGATAAAGTCGGTCGTGGTGTCGGATGGCGAGGACGGTCCGATGCTTGATGTCTCGGTTTCGGGTGACTGCCTTTCAGAGCTGTTGCGGCGCAGACCCCGCGCCCAGACCGGGCATTCGGGCTGCGGCATCTGTGGCGGCGACGATGTGCCGTCCGTGGATATGACCGGGCAGTCACCTTTTCCGCTCACCACGACAATTACTTCGGCGGCGATCCGCCGGGCGCTGCATGACCTCGATCGCTGGCAGGAACTGAACGCTGCGACACACATGGTCCACGGAGCCGCCTGGGCGAGCAGGGAGGGGGAGATCCTTCTGATCCGGGAGGATATCGGCCGCCATAATGCACTTGACAAGCTGATCGGCGCCCGCATGTGCGGTGGTTCTCTTTCTGAGGATGGAATCTGTCTGCTGACCAGTCGCTATTCGTATGAAATGGCGCTCAAGACAGTGCGTGCGGGCATGATGACCGTGGTTGCTGTGTCGGCTCCTACAGAGCGGGCTTTCCGGCTTGCCGAGCGGATGAACCAGACGCTGATCGCAATCGCACGGCACGACAGGCAGTTCGTATTCTGTGGCGGGGCACGTCTGACAGGACGATGA
- a CDS encoding molybdenum cofactor biosynthesis protein MoaE — protein MTHFMLAHTSADSGTLQEMLLNPGAVGFCTSEGWVRQTNDGRLVSAIEYEAFAPLATSERQAILNKALAQCDITATCTIHRTGHLPVDDLAVWNGVAAPHRDAVFRGCHHIIEEARRRVSGHQGVDVTGRQCPSDIVGKRGP, from the coding sequence ATGACCCACTTCATGCTTGCCCACACGTCCGCCGATAGTGGCACCCTTCAGGAAATGCTTCTGAATCCCGGAGCGGTTGGCTTCTGTACGTCCGAGGGGTGGGTGCGGCAGACGAACGACGGCAGGCTCGTTTCCGCTATCGAGTATGAGGCGTTCGCCCCATTGGCCACATCCGAACGACAGGCCATTCTCAACAAGGCTCTAGCGCAGTGCGACATTACGGCAACCTGCACGATCCACAGGACCGGGCATCTGCCTGTCGATGATCTCGCCGTCTGGAACGGTGTCGCCGCTCCCCATCGTGATGCCGTCTTCAGGGGCTGCCATCACATCATCGAGGAGGCCAGGCGTCGGGTTTCGGGTCATCAGGGTGTGGACGTAACAGGCCGGCAGTGCCCATCCGATATCGTGGGGAAGCGCGGCCCATGA
- a CDS encoding MoaD/ThiS family protein yields MPRIELAYFAQPGEQPGRRVETRATSVSTAAALHEELCAAYGFALPAGQIRVAVNAAFRPWNRRLKEGDHAVFIAPVSGG; encoded by the coding sequence ATGCCAAGAATAGAACTCGCATATTTCGCGCAACCGGGCGAGCAGCCCGGTCGTCGCGTCGAAACGAGGGCGACGTCCGTCAGCACGGCGGCGGCGCTTCATGAGGAACTTTGCGCGGCATACGGTTTTGCGCTTCCGGCTGGCCAGATCCGTGTGGCCGTGAACGCGGCATTCCGTCCCTGGAACCGGCGTCTCAAAGAGGGCGACCATGCTGTGTTCATCGCGCCGGTGAGCGGCGGATGA
- a CDS encoding NTP transferase domain-containing protein, whose translation MKPLYGLVLAGGVSSRMGQDKAALVYEGRPQLDRAFSLLAPRVSRCFVSLRKDQKTDVVRSIYPGIADRSQAIGPAAGLLAAHEEYPDVAWLALACDLPFLDDATLDALIAARREGCTAVAFRSEHDGLPEPFCTIWEPEALEMLSRQVASGRVAPRQALINGVMALLPACTPGALDNINTPEERRQAELRLAGGQDQTCQE comes from the coding sequence ATGAAGCCGCTCTACGGACTGGTTCTTGCTGGCGGTGTCAGCAGTCGCATGGGGCAGGACAAGGCGGCGCTTGTCTATGAAGGGCGTCCACAGCTTGATCGTGCGTTCAGCCTGCTTGCGCCGCGGGTTAGCCGCTGTTTCGTGTCCTTGCGGAAAGATCAGAAAACTGACGTTGTGAGAAGCATTTATCCGGGAATTGCCGACAGGTCTCAGGCAATCGGACCTGCTGCGGGTCTGCTCGCCGCTCATGAGGAATATCCTGATGTCGCGTGGCTGGCGCTGGCATGTGACCTGCCGTTTCTGGATGACGCTACGCTCGATGCGTTGATTGCGGCCCGACGGGAGGGATGCACGGCCGTCGCGTTCCGAAGTGAACATGACGGGCTGCCCGAACCCTTCTGCACCATCTGGGAGCCCGAAGCTCTGGAGATGTTATCTCGTCAGGTGGCGTCAGGCAGAGTCGCACCGCGTCAGGCGCTCATCAATGGCGTCATGGCGCTTTTGCCTGCATGCACACCCGGCGCGCTCGACAATATCAATACGCCCGAGGAACGGCGGCAGGCTGAACTCAGGCTTGCGGGCGGTCAGGACCAGACATGCCAAGAATAG
- the moaA gene encoding GTP 3',8-cyclase MoaA, producing MNSEFSPHIGPAEDRLHRPLKDLRISVMDRCNFRCPYCMPDSIYHEGFSFLKSDERLSFDEIERLARLAAELGVTKLRLTGGEPLLRPNLPELVERLASIPGIEDIALTTNGMLLARQASALHAAGLHRVSVSLDSLDPAVFAHMSGGRGDLQTVLDGIEAARAVGFPRGVKINTVVQRDVNDVGVPDLLAHFRHTDVIVRLIEYMDVGSRNGWDRADVVTSREMMTRIEALWPLYAVSPAYRGEVAARYRYVDGGGEIGFISSVSAPFCGSCSRARLSSDGQLFTCLFATKGTDLRATLRDAGHGGDDEPLRQALAGIWHRRTDRYSEERQERRSRAEAPHGNRAGEKIEMHYIGG from the coding sequence ATGAATTCGGAATTCTCGCCACACATCGGACCTGCAGAAGACCGGCTGCATCGGCCACTTAAGGATTTGCGCATTTCCGTGATGGATCGGTGCAACTTTCGCTGCCCCTATTGCATGCCGGATTCCATCTATCATGAAGGTTTCAGTTTTCTGAAGTCTGATGAGCGGCTGAGTTTTGATGAAATCGAACGGTTGGCACGGCTGGCGGCGGAACTGGGCGTGACCAAGCTGCGTCTGACCGGTGGAGAGCCGCTGCTTCGTCCGAACCTGCCGGAACTGGTGGAGCGGCTCGCGAGCATTCCGGGGATCGAGGATATCGCGCTTACGACCAACGGAATGTTGCTGGCGCGTCAGGCATCCGCACTGCATGCGGCAGGTCTGCATCGTGTGAGCGTGAGCCTCGATAGTCTGGACCCGGCTGTGTTCGCCCATATGAGTGGCGGACGCGGCGATCTGCAAACCGTGCTGGATGGTATCGAGGCAGCGCGTGCAGTCGGTTTTCCCCGTGGGGTGAAGATCAACACGGTTGTCCAGCGTGACGTCAACGATGTGGGGGTGCCCGATCTCCTCGCACACTTCCGGCATACGGACGTGATCGTACGCCTGATAGAATATATGGATGTCGGCAGCCGTAACGGCTGGGACCGCGCTGACGTCGTAACCTCGCGCGAGATGATGACGCGGATCGAAGCGCTCTGGCCTCTTTATGCGGTGTCACCCGCCTATCGTGGTGAAGTCGCTGCCCGTTACCGCTATGTCGATGGGGGCGGGGAGATCGGGTTCATCTCCTCGGTCAGCGCGCCGTTTTGCGGAAGTTGCTCGCGAGCACGACTTTCTTCGGATGGTCAGCTTTTCACCTGTCTTTTCGCCACCAAAGGCACGGACCTGCGGGCAACCCTGCGTGATGCCGGTCATGGAGGCGATGATGAACCGCTTCGGCAGGCGCTGGCAGGTATCTGGCATCGTCGTACCGACCGATACAGCGAGGAACGTCAGGAGCGGCGCTCCCGGGCTGAAGCGCCGCATGGGAATAGGGCTGGGGAGAAAATTGAAATGCACTATATCGGAGGGTGA
- a CDS encoding FdhF/YdeP family oxidoreductase, whose amino-acid sequence MSKEKKSEFKPYHHPAGGWGATGATAKVLMEQSVLVKGSRGLLAMNQPGGFKCPSCAFPDPDHRKTLEFCENGAKALAHEVTKARVTREFFAQHTVTELMERSDYWLEMQGRLTEPMRYDEATDKYVPIAWDDAFALIGRHLQALESPHQAEFYTSGRTANETAFLYSIFVREFGTNNFPDCSNMCHEPTSRGLPPAIGIGKGTIVMADFEHAEAIFVIGQNTGTNSPRMMTNLVEARKRGIPIVLINPMPERALIRFTEPQDILQMGTFGSTAISSEFVHVRIGGDLSIFKGMMRALFEAEERGEKVLDQEFIAEHTAGLEALRADVMSVSWADITRISGVSEEQIRRIAGIYAKSNATIICYGMGLTQHQEGSHLVQQVANLLLLKGNFGKKGAGIAPIRGHSNVQGDRTVGIDEKPTQAYLDRVRDVFGFEPPREHGHHVVEAVAAMEAGTAKVFFGMGGNFVRAIPDTERSYAAMARLNLTVNVTTKLNRGHLVHGKEALILPVVSRAEIIRTSKGEQFVTIEDAMANVTPSRGVFEPVSPDVRPETEIICRMAMATLPHSKTPWADYIEDYTPIRDRIADVYPEIYEGFSEKMKDPHGFHLDIPPRRRVWKTPNGKANFIVMSGLEVNDVIEDPAMLRLATIRSHDQYNTTIYSNSDRYRGVYNNRLVIFMNKEDREDRGLENGAVIGLETYSGDGRRRYVDGLTILDYPMPRGAVAGYYPELNPLLPLDFYDEISGTPAAKAIPVKVVPSIASAAPIRIVG is encoded by the coding sequence ATGAGCAAAGAGAAAAAATCCGAATTCAAGCCCTATCATCATCCTGCGGGCGGCTGGGGCGCCACGGGAGCAACCGCGAAAGTGCTCATGGAGCAGAGCGTCCTGGTCAAGGGATCGCGCGGTCTGCTGGCGATGAACCAGCCGGGCGGCTTCAAGTGCCCGAGCTGCGCCTTCCCTGATCCTGACCATCGCAAGACGCTCGAATTCTGCGAGAACGGCGCCAAGGCGCTGGCGCATGAGGTGACCAAGGCGCGCGTTACGCGGGAGTTCTTCGCTCAGCATACCGTCACGGAACTGATGGAGCGTAGCGACTACTGGCTGGAGATGCAGGGGCGTCTGACCGAGCCGATGCGCTACGATGAAGCGACGGATAAATATGTGCCGATTGCATGGGACGATGCGTTCGCCCTGATCGGCAGGCACCTTCAGGCGCTCGAAAGCCCGCATCAGGCGGAGTTCTACACATCCGGCAGAACGGCCAATGAAACGGCGTTTCTCTATTCCATCTTCGTGCGTGAATTCGGGACCAACAATTTCCCCGACTGTTCGAACATGTGCCATGAGCCGACGTCGCGAGGACTGCCGCCAGCCATTGGCATCGGTAAAGGCACGATCGTCATGGCCGATTTCGAGCATGCCGAGGCAATCTTCGTTATCGGGCAGAATACGGGCACCAATTCCCCGCGCATGATGACGAACCTCGTGGAGGCGCGCAAACGCGGCATCCCGATCGTGCTGATCAATCCGATGCCCGAACGTGCGCTGATCCGCTTTACCGAGCCGCAGGACATCCTGCAGATGGGGACGTTCGGTTCAACCGCGATTTCCAGCGAATTCGTTCATGTGCGCATCGGCGGCGATCTGTCCATTTTCAAAGGCATGATGCGTGCGCTGTTCGAAGCTGAAGAGCGCGGCGAGAAAGTTCTGGATCAGGAGTTCATTGCGGAACATACGGCAGGGCTGGAGGCTCTGCGTGCGGATGTGATGTCGGTTTCCTGGGCGGATATCACCCGCATATCCGGAGTTTCTGAAGAACAGATCCGTCGGATTGCCGGAATTTACGCAAAATCAAACGCGACGATCATCTGCTACGGGATGGGACTGACCCAGCATCAGGAGGGCTCCCATCTTGTCCAGCAGGTGGCGAATCTGCTGCTTCTGAAAGGGAATTTCGGTAAAAAGGGCGCAGGTATCGCTCCGATCCGCGGACATTCCAACGTGCAGGGCGACCGTACGGTCGGAATCGACGAGAAACCCACGCAGGCCTATCTCGATCGCGTGCGGGACGTCTTCGGTTTTGAGCCGCCGCGTGAGCACGGGCATCATGTCGTTGAAGCAGTCGCAGCCATGGAAGCGGGGACCGCGAAGGTCTTTTTTGGCATGGGCGGCAATTTCGTCCGCGCAATCCCGGATACCGAGCGTTCCTATGCCGCGATGGCGCGACTGAACCTGACGGTCAACGTCACGACCAAGCTCAATCGAGGCCATCTGGTCCACGGCAAGGAGGCGCTGATCCTGCCGGTGGTGTCCCGTGCCGAGATCATCCGCACGTCCAAAGGTGAGCAGTTCGTCACCATCGAGGACGCGATGGCGAACGTCACACCTTCACGTGGCGTGTTTGAACCGGTCAGCCCGGATGTGCGACCGGAAACGGAGATCATTTGCCGGATGGCCATGGCGACCCTGCCGCACTCGAAGACGCCATGGGCGGATTACATCGAGGATTATACGCCGATCCGTGACAGGATCGCGGATGTCTATCCCGAGATCTACGAGGGATTTTCAGAGAAGATGAAAGATCCTCATGGTTTTCATCTTGATATTCCCCCGCGTCGGCGTGTCTGGAAAACACCGAACGGCAAGGCGAACTTCATCGTCATGTCGGGACTTGAGGTCAACGATGTCATCGAGGATCCCGCGATGCTGCGTCTGGCGACTATCCGTTCGCACGACCAGTACAACACCACGATCTACAGCAACAGTGACCGGTATCGCGGCGTGTATAATAACCGCCTCGTTATTTTCATGAACAAGGAGGATCGTGAGGATCGGGGACTGGAAAATGGCGCGGTCATCGGTCTGGAAACCTATAGCGGGGACGGGCGTCGCCGGTATGTCGACGGGCTGACCATTCTCGATTATCCCATGCCGCGTGGCGCGGTTGCGGGATATTACCCGGAACTCAATCCTCTCCTGCCGCTTGATTTTTATGACGAGATCAGCGGCACGCCAGCAGCCAAGGCCATTCCGGTCAAAGTGGTGCCGAGTATCGCCTCGGCTGCGCCGATCCGGATTGTCGGCTGA
- a CDS encoding nitrate reductase associated protein: MIFEFERDFAGSLRCIPMITRQKLDIVGIKMTLRQWSRLSREERGRLVEALCDTREEQDLYRALVLDLIAARADEPARFLPPLTFEDWREDDQMPEAVSAQAKADGVPAPTPEQWAALSPIERFALIKLARSRHENENFVPALKEFGILQEVG, from the coding sequence ATGATTTTCGAATTCGAGCGCGATTTCGCAGGTTCCCTGCGTTGTATTCCCATGATCACGCGGCAAAAGCTCGATATCGTCGGAATCAAGATGACGCTCCGTCAGTGGAGCCGTCTGTCGCGTGAGGAGCGGGGCAGGCTGGTGGAAGCGCTCTGCGATACCCGTGAGGAACAGGATCTCTACCGCGCCCTTGTTCTGGATCTGATTGCCGCGCGGGCTGATGAGCCTGCCCGTTTTCTGCCCCCTCTGACGTTTGAAGACTGGCGCGAGGACGATCAGATGCCTGAGGCGGTGTCAGCGCAGGCGAAGGCGGATGGCGTTCCCGCTCCCACGCCGGAGCAATGGGCCGCCTTATCGCCGATCGAGCGGTTTGCGCTGATCAAGCTTGCGCGATCCAGGCATGAAAACGAAAACTTCGTGCCAGCATTAAAAGAATTCGGCATCCTTCAGGAAGTGGGTTGA
- a CDS encoding DUF2474 domain-containing protein has product MAIIEVVRGDGSQVPRHLTVRLGWLAAIWIVSTAVFLVAAFMLYLLDLPVPK; this is encoded by the coding sequence ATGGCTATCATTGAAGTTGTAAGAGGTGACGGGTCGCAGGTGCCCCGTCATCTGACTGTCCGGTTGGGCTGGCTTGCCGCTATCTGGATTGTCAGTACCGCCGTATTCCTTGTCGCAGCTTTCATGCTTTATCTTCTGGATCTTCCGGTGCCCAAATGA
- the gyrB gene encoding DNA topoisomerase (ATP-hydrolyzing) subunit B: MTETSSSVSPAEDDDYGASSISVLKGLDAVRKRPGMYIGDTDDGSGLHHMAFEIIDNAVDEAQAGFATHCELTLNADGSVTVRDNGRGIPTDMHEEEGISAAEVVLTKLHAGGKFNQNSYKVSGGLHGVGAAVVNALSEWMEVRIWRQGTEHMIRFAHGERVEPLTVVGPSDEERGTQVTFQPSAATFTKTVFEFSVLERRLRELAFLNSGLKITLRDERAEPFREEVFHYDGGLVAFAEWLDRARTPIIAPPISGSLENPDNGIKVEFALTWNDSYHETMLCFTNNIPQRDGGSHLAGFRQALTRIVGKYAESIAKKDAASLVGEDMREGLTAVLSVKVPDPKFSSQTKDKLVSSEVQPVVHTAAADMIGHWFETHPKEAKLVVAKVLDAASAREAARRARELTRRKGVLDISSLPGKLADCQERDASKAEVFIVEGDSAGGTAKQGRDRRFQAILPLKGKILNVERARFDRMLGSAEIGTLITALGTGIGRGEADQGGFDISKLRYHRIVIMTDADVDGSHIRTLLLTFFFRQMPELIEKGYLYIAQPPLYRAKRGNEERYLKDDAALEQYLLDKALGNAALTLGSGRVLEGDDLLAEISFMRDASRVIGRLSSRIPLWIVEQAAIAGIFNADRDAAQAQVPELQKRLDAASRESERSWKVSLNDSGLEMGRSVRGIGETYRVEASTLAGNDARWLAANLERFVRDYSNGIHLRLDAGTQVTVAGPAEAFARLLAQGRKGLAINRFKGLGEMNDEQLWDTTLDPATRTLLQVRVEDTEEAGAVFSTLMGDVVEPRRDFIVGNALKVANLDV; the protein is encoded by the coding sequence CGCCACGCATTGCGAACTGACGCTGAATGCCGATGGCAGCGTGACAGTCCGGGATAATGGTCGTGGAATCCCGACCGACATGCATGAGGAAGAAGGGATCAGCGCGGCGGAAGTCGTTCTGACCAAGCTTCATGCCGGCGGCAAATTCAACCAGAATTCCTACAAGGTTTCCGGTGGTCTGCATGGCGTCGGCGCCGCTGTGGTGAACGCCCTGTCCGAATGGATGGAAGTGCGCATCTGGCGGCAGGGGACAGAACATATGATCCGCTTCGCCCATGGCGAGCGTGTCGAACCTCTCACGGTTGTCGGTCCCTCGGATGAGGAGCGCGGCACACAGGTCACATTCCAGCCGAGTGCGGCGACATTCACCAAGACAGTTTTTGAATTCTCCGTTCTGGAGCGTCGTCTTCGTGAACTGGCGTTTCTGAATTCCGGACTGAAAATCACCCTGCGTGATGAGCGCGCCGAGCCGTTCAGGGAAGAGGTTTTCCATTACGATGGCGGTCTGGTCGCGTTCGCCGAATGGCTTGACCGCGCCCGTACGCCGATCATTGCGCCTCCTATTTCGGGCAGTCTTGAAAACCCGGACAACGGTATCAAGGTCGAGTTCGCCCTGACCTGGAACGACAGCTACCATGAGACGATGCTGTGCTTCACGAACAACATTCCCCAGCGGGATGGTGGTTCGCATCTGGCCGGTTTCCGTCAGGCTCTGACACGTATCGTCGGCAAATATGCGGAAAGCATTGCAAAGAAAGACGCGGCTTCGCTGGTGGGTGAGGATATGCGCGAAGGTCTGACCGCCGTGCTGTCGGTCAAGGTGCCTGATCCGAAGTTCTCTTCCCAGACCAAGGACAAGCTGGTTTCATCCGAGGTTCAGCCCGTCGTGCATACGGCGGCTGCCGACATGATCGGCCACTGGTTCGAGACGCATCCTAAAGAGGCGAAGCTGGTCGTGGCCAAGGTGCTCGACGCTGCCTCCGCGCGTGAAGCGGCCCGGCGCGCCCGCGAACTGACCCGTCGCAAAGGCGTGCTGGATATTTCCTCGCTGCCGGGAAAGCTGGCTGACTGTCAGGAACGCGACGCCTCCAAGGCCGAAGTCTTCATCGTCGAGGGTGACTCCGCTGGTGGCACGGCCAAGCAGGGACGTGACCGCCGTTTCCAGGCCATTCTGCCGCTCAAGGGCAAGATCCTGAATGTCGAGCGCGCACGCTTTGACCGCATGCTCGGTTCCGCGGAGATCGGCACGCTGATTACGGCGCTCGGTACCGGTATCGGACGCGGCGAGGCGGATCAGGGTGGCTTCGACATCAGCAAGCTGCGCTACCATCGCATCGTCATCATGACCGACGCTGACGTGGACGGGTCGCATATCCGTACGCTGCTGCTGACCTTCTTCTTCCGTCAGATGCCGGAACTGATCGAGAAGGGCTATCTCTACATTGCCCAGCCGCCGCTTTACCGTGCGAAGCGTGGCAATGAAGAGCGCTACCTCAAGGATGATGCCGCTCTTGAGCAGTATCTTCTCGACAAGGCGCTGGGGAATGCCGCCCTGACCCTGGGATCTGGTCGCGTTCTCGAAGGTGATGATCTGCTTGCGGAAATCAGCTTCATGCGGGATGCGTCCCGTGTGATCGGACGCCTGTCGTCACGTATTCCTCTCTGGATCGTTGAACAGGCTGCTATTGCCGGGATCTTCAACGCAGACCGTGATGCGGCTCAGGCGCAGGTTCCTGAATTGCAGAAGCGTCTGGATGCGGCTTCCCGTGAGTCCGAGCGGAGCTGGAAAGTCTCCCTCAACGACTCAGGGCTGGAAATGGGACGGAGCGTGCGCGGGATCGGCGAGACCTATCGCGTGGAAGCCTCCACGCTGGCCGGCAACGACGCCCGTTGGCTCGCCGCCAATCTGGAACGGTTTGTGCGGGATTATTCCAACGGGATTCATCTCAGGCTTGATGCCGGCACGCAGGTGACCGTCGCCGGACCAGCGGAAGCCTTTGCCCGTCTGTTGGCGCAGGGACGCAAGGGACTGGCGATCAACCGCTTCAAAGGTCTCGGCGAGATGAATGACGAGCAGCTTTGGGACACCACGCTTGACCCGGCGACACGCACCCTTCTTCAGGTTCGTGTCGAGGATACGGAAGAGGCGGGTGCGGTGTTCTCGACGTTGATGGGTGATGTGGTCGAGCCGCGTCGTGACTTCATCGTCGGCAATGCTCTCAAAGTCGCCAACCTGGACGTCTGA